The Salmo salar chromosome ssa02, Ssal_v3.1, whole genome shotgun sequence genome segment ACGAATGTTTTCGTACTATAGCTAATGCAGCGTTATTGTTAGGCTACATAAACTGCATGTCTAATAGGCTGACTCGTCACAACTTCCTTATGACCTTGACATTCTGAAAGGGGCGGGGTTTAGAGCCCGTAGCACACAAAGGGGCGTGTCCATACAGGGTGGAAATAAATAGGTTGCCCAGCTCTGCCGGTCCCCACTCACACCCGAAAGTCGTAAGACAGGATTGAGGCATCTCACAAACGGTAAATGACCAATCAACGGCTACATTAGGATATCTAACTAAGTTAATGGCTGGGGTTAATATGGGCCTAGATAGCAAGAAGATTACGCAGATTGTCAGCTTGACAACCTTACAATTGTTTGTTTTATTCTAAGACTTGTTTCATGCGTGGCCATTTATTTAATGTCATAGTTGATGAGATGCAGCTCCAACTACTTGATGTATATAGGGGTTTTTCTCTTTAGAAAAGACTATTCAAACCTCTTGTTAAAGTGACTTCAATCTGCCGTGATTGAACTCTGAATCCCTGACGCAAAGTTTAGACTTTCAAAGTTCATAACTGTTACTTGCTTAAATAGACTATTGCACATTTACTCCAGTGTAAAACATTTTTCTGTACTTTTAAATGCATGTCTTGGTCTATTGGCCTAGTGTACTTCTTCTTTGCATAAACTTACTATGAGTTGCAGACATTTGATGTGTAGATATCTATTCAAGGGAACCTATGGCATACTCTTATCTCTCTAATGCTATGTTCTCTATGCCTCTGCTTACCTTAACGCTATAACTCGGTTGCAAAGTTCTATGCCATAAAGTATGGAAATCCCCCAGAAATCATAATGGATGGTCAATATTTGTTTTAATAGCtaatgtctctccttctctctccccccacagAGGACTAGACCAACTCAGGCAAAATGGTGAAAGTAGGTGTCAATGGGTAAGATACATTTTCATTTAACGCCTTAactaacaccacacacacaatctaACAATGTATCACCACCACACACAGGGTTAGAATCTCCTACTCTGGCTTGACCCAGTGCAGAGTTTACGCTTTAAAACCAGATATCTATTTGAAATGGCAATCTTGCTAatataaattaataaaaacaaaaatatagTAATCAATACAATCAAGTTTTCAGTACATCATTCCTTACTAATGGATGTACCCTGGTAACCTCACACAGGGAGTACTGATGCCCCTTTTGGAAGGACCCGCCCTCTGTTTGCGAGAAACACAAGTTTCATATGATGCGCAACTCATCCCCGGTGATGTGTAGTATTCAGACGAGCCCTGAGAGGAGCTTGGCTTACATGACCCTCCTCTCTGTACCCTCTCTTGCGCCAGTCTTTTTTTTTAGCCAGGCACCCTTTGGAGAAAAGGTCAGGGGTACAGTAGTGTCTTGTTGACATTCTGAACCATCAGAATATTCAATGGCTATACATTTAATAGCTGTCTTACTCTAAACTAGCTCAGCAACTAAAGAGCAGGAAGAGACTTGTGTTTTGCAGATGGCACACTCTGGTTAGCAGAACAAACACAAACCCAGGGATGGCCACTTTGGTGGTCTCTTGTTCTCTGATGTTTTCACTAGTAGACAAGTGGTCACCTTGTGCTTAGTTGAATAGGACAGTTTTATTGTCCAGTCTACAGTTGAAAATGTCTTTGGGGATCTGCATTTCcccctcctatcctcctctctccacctcttggAGGACAGTGTATAAGAGCCTGTCTGTCGGACCTTCATTGTCTAGTTAAAAAGTAACTCTACTAATCAAACAGGCCTCTCACTTCATGGTGGAGGATTACCACATGAGGGGCAGACAGACTTTACACCCCAGAGAGTAAAGCCTCAGTCCTGTTTACTCTGCTGGCTATGGTACACAACCCCCTGAACCCTGTCCTCTTTCTATGGAAATACAGTATTTTGAGGTCGCCACATGTTCATTTGAGATTTCTCTGAAAGCTTGTTATATCCAGTCTTTAGTCTTTTGCTTGAGGTGCTACACAACAGTCAGATGTTGTGGAACAGAAATGTCAGTTCAGTTGTAGCTGTGACCTTTCTATCTGTGACCTTTGAAACATGGCTCCCTACTGAGTAAGGCACCAgctgttacagagagagacagatgggggaCTACCACAacttcatttgtttttcaatagcgAGAGGTTTATGAAATTCCATAGTATTGTTGAGGACTGGGTGTGACTTGTCACATCAATGATTAATGGAATGAATCGTCTTGTCCCCCAGATTCGGCCGTATCGGGCGTCTGGTGACCCGTGCTGCATTCCACTCCAAGAAGGGAGTTGAGATTGTTGCCATCAACGACCCTTTCATCGACCTGGACTACATGGTGGGTAGCCTAAAGCTTACAATGGACCAGGGACTTCTAGCCCACTGAATCAGTAGAAAGACGTATTGATCCcttatatatatatgttagttTTAAGACAGTGAAATATTTAGCTTATGTATACATTAGTTCTTCAGCCTAATTTATTAAGTGGTTTCAATAACTTTAAGACCTTTGAATGTTGCTGTCACCCTGACGCCCTCAATGACCAAACCAAGGCCCTGTCATAACTTAGGATCTATTAACAATAGGCCAAGAGactcacctcctctccttctccctcttcagGTCTACATGTTCAAGTATGACTCCACCCACGGACGTTTCCATGGTGAGGTCAAGGCTGAGGGTGGCAAGCTGGTCATCGATGGACACAAAATCACTGTGTTCCATGAGTGAGTTCATTAATTTAATAACACATAATTCAAAACATTTTCCACATCTGAAGAAATTCATACAAATCAGGTCAGCATCTGTAGAATATGCAGGAGAGACCTGAAGTCCCTTGTGGCCTTCTGGAATGGCGCCTCCTTGTGGAATCTATAACAATATAAATGTTAGTCTATGGTGCTCTGCTTCCTCATAACATAACCCcgaacctcttctctctctcgttctcaggAGAGACCCAGCTAACATCAAGTGGGGAGATGCTGGTGCCACCTATGTAGTTGAGTCAACAGGTGTCTTCACCACCATTGAGAAGGCCTCTGTAAGTATCCCCATCAGTAGACACAGCATCCAGAACTGTATGATATAGGAATATCATTAGAACAGAAATAACTCCTTTATAACATCACTTTACCCATCAGGCTTAACCTGTATGTGTTGCATTATGTTGAATACATACAATAACTAGGCCACGATATTTAACCAGGCTACAAAAAATGTAATAACGGACTCCTCTaacatctctcccccctccagacCCATCTGAAGGGTGGTGCCAAGAGGGTTGTCATCTCCGCTCCCAGCGCTGATGCACCCATGTTCGTCATGGGCGTCAACCACGAGAAGTACGATAACTCCCTCAAGGTTGTCAGGTGAGACCCTCTTCCCTCCGACTGAACACACACTCCCTCCACTTAACAGGTACTACCTGCAGCGCCTGGCTATTCTGAGGTTCAGACTCTAATTTAGCACGTCTCTCTCCACAGCAATGCTTCATGCACAACCAACTGCCTGGCTCCCCTGGCCAAGGTCATCCACGATAACTACCACATCATTGAGGGTCTGATGGTACGGATTAAAATGCAACACCTGGGATTAATCACCTAGAGGGCATAATCTGACATAACGACAGATTTCACACCGACACAAAACACTAACAGTACAGAACAAGGGATGGACTGTTTTTAAGATCACCGACACACCATCTGTTTTTCTTATCCAGCCgtcccccactaccaccacttcTGTACCTCCTTAATGTGGATCTCTCATCTCCCTTCccttaacatctctctctctcagagcactGTTCACGCCGTCACCGCCACCCAGAAGACTGTTGATGGTCCTTCTGGAAAGCTGTGGAGGGATGGACGTGGCGCCAGCCAGAACATCATCCCTGCCTCCACCGGAGCAGCCAAGGCTGTCGGCAAGGTCATCCCCGAGCTGAACGGGTCAGTACCACAACCACTAAATAACTAATAACAACCAGTAAAACAATACAATTATAATACTAGTATCACAAGTTCACAACCTCTAACTAGACACCAGTAAAACACTAGCATAATAACTAACCAGTTACACATTTATAACACTAGTAGTCAGCCATTACTACAGTTTTCAGTCAACAGTAAAGTGTATAGCAATGAAAGACATTTGTCTAAGAACCAGTCATTATGTCTGTATATCAAACTGTAGAGGAGTAAGTTGAACTTTGACCTTACGCTGCTGTCACCCCCTCTTCTTCCTCACAGCAAGATCACTGGCATGGCCTTCCGTGTCCCCACCCCCAACGTCTCAGTGGTGGACCTGACCGTCCGTCTGGAGAAGCCTGTGAGTAGCCCCTCCCCTGCCTTACCAAACTGCCAATACACATCATGTCTGAGTGTCTCTATGGTGTACCTTACCTGCTGATACAAGCAACAAGATAACTGTCCTAGGACCAGTTGTTAGACACAGTGaccacctagttaaataaagatttcaGTAAAGCCCATTGTTGagaaaacaatacatgaattgatACATGATTAGTTAGCATTGTAAATTTAGCAACAATGGAACAATTTGACAACCCACGTCGTTTCCTTGAACCACAGGCCAGCTACGACGCCATCAAGAAGGTTGTCAAGGCTGCCGCCGATGGACCCATGAAGGGAATTCTTGGATACACGGAGCAACAGGTTGTCTCTTCAGACTTCAACGGCGACACCCACTCCTCCATCTTTGATGCCGGCGCTGGCATTGCTCTGAACGACCACTTCGtcaagctggttacatggtacGCATTCATCCTCTGCAAATACACACACGTATCCACACAGACACATTCTTGGTGATGAAGAAACCTGACcgtgtctcttctctccccaggTATGACAACGAGTTCGGCTACAGCAACCGCGTCATTGACCTGATGGCTCACATGGCCACCAAGGAGTAacgcaaccaaccaaccaaacgCTACCGCACTACGTCACGTGACCACATATTTCCCATTCGATTGGACTATCGCCCTTAACTTGCCTGAGAAAGTTACCcgcataaaaaaataacaatcacaactatataatttatttttgtattgtaaAGACCCTGTTCTGATCTTGTGAAAGGTGAGATGGGATCTGGGTGTGATGACATTTTCTCTGTTTGTTGAACCTGCTTCATTCAGAAGCGGAATAAAAGTCCTCTGTGAGTAAATATGGCTTCCTCTGTTTTAATTTAGTGTTGATAATGGGGAAGGACAAACCCATAAATAATTCCTTTGTTATTTCTATCATGCTAAGAAACCTGAATTAATCGCTCACTCATACACAATGGGAAACGCTATACAACACAATTATTCCTGACCCTGGATGCATAGGAGTATTTTAGGTACAGTATCAATACAATGAGGTTGATCTGTAAACTACAATATCTCTATCTGAATGCTCTTACACTCTGGTGCTTGCATTTATCTGATCCGTTTACTCTTGTAAGAATCTATGCATTTGACAGATCGTAACTATGATTTCAAACACAACCCGGACACTTTTATGACCTTGTCACTTCCTCTGCCAGTTCTCTCttctcaaatcaaagtttattggttgtgtacacagatttgcagttgCAGCGAAAAGGCTTGTTTCGAGCTTCAAGAGTGTtgtaatacaaaacaatacacacagaatccaaaaaataaaaatacattttgcccAATCACACTTTCCAACCCTCGGCTTTAAATtatcttatttaactaggcaagtcagttaagaacaaactcttatttagcaatgacagcctacaccagccaaacccagacaacactggaccaattgtgtgccaccctatgggactcccaatcacggccagttgtgctacagcctggatttgaaccagggcaTCTGTAGTAACACCTcaagcactaagatgcagtgccttagaccgctgagccacttTCTTCCCCCCCCTTCCTGAGTTGAATCACTTTCTCTCTATACCCCATAAAATATTCCCAATCGATGGTATCCAACTCTACTGGGCTTTACCTTTCTGACTCGCTCAGAGACCAACAACCTCTAGACTAGGGATTTCACAGCATGGTGGTCCTATGGGGGCTGCAGGAGGTGTAATGAACAGAGTGATTATTGTAGACTTGACAGTATGTGTGTATCAGGGGCTTTAGGTGGACTTGTGGTGCCTATAGAGAATGTAGGGAGGTTTTCACGCTTTCACTGGACTTCACTATAGTTGACTTAGTGCTTAGAAAATACTGGGTTTCCATCATACTAATTGATAATCCTAAGTATAAGTCATTAGATCAAACATTCAACTCACTGAGTTTTTCAAATTGACTACTTAAGTATAAGTAACGAATTTGTGTCTGTTAGCTGTAATGAGTGAAAATGATCCAGTTTTTCTGTCACATTAGGTTTTCTACTTTAGTGACAGTAACACACAGCAGGACTTCCAGGAGAGAAGAGAACATGTTGATGGCTGAACACCTACTGCCACACTCCAAGGCATCCTCTGGTCGTAAAGATGAGCCTCTAAACATACACAGTTTACTATAACCTTTCAAGTCAGACTTGTGTGTGCGTTAGGTGTATGTGTGCGCTCCCTCAGGGTCAGGTCAAGTCGGACTTGTGTGTGCAGGTTGAATTTAAGCCCCATAAGAGCAGGATTGAAGATCGGGTTAATGTAGTTCAGTTTGCAGCCAGTAGGCTATGTTATGTCAACATCCCAGTGTCTAATATCTCTCTCACGTCATGCTCTGACAAGGCAGTCAGTTAGAGAAGGATTATTCTCCTGTAGTCAGATCATCATCATCCATAATCTTATTGAAGAGAAGATGTGTGTCTCCTGGGTGTTGTTGCTCTCattgttagacacacacacaaacacacacatccaaatTATGAGTCAGTTACGTGTGCTCTTGTTACTATATCACAAGTGGTGATATTTCATCTACGGTATTCAATTtaaacaatggagagagagagagaaagagggcgagagcatggaagagagaaagagattgatgagagtgagagagggagagagaggtcaaaAAGGCTCAGATCCTTCCATTTATTTTCCCTCTGTGTGCCATTTCGGACCACGCACTCACTGATAATTTCTCTGCCAGATTGTCGACAGCAAGTTGATTTATTCTTCTCAGAAATAGAGCACAAAAATTGACAGAGGCTTAAGATTTAAAAAAGAGCTTAAATCACATCACAGACAGACTGAACAAAAGGGTGAGATAGGAAGTaaaaaagagaggtagagaggggcagGTTGACAGACGAAGAGGAAGGTGAGTAAGGATGCccctcttggtgtgtgtgtgtcacctgttTGAATtctcattagtgtgtgtgtgtgtgtgtgtgtgtgtgtgtgtgatctcatTTCAGCTTTAAACTAAACAGTGAGTTTAATTCTGTGATAATAGTTGTGTGTGTTTCAATtgcctgtctctctttttctattCCTGCTTTTCCAATTCTCCACTTTT includes the following:
- the LOC106575942 gene encoding glyceraldehyde-3-phosphate dehydrogenase isoform X2; translated protein: MVKVGVNGFGRIGRLVTRAAFHSKKGVEIVAINDPFIDLDYMVYMFKYDSTHGRFHGEVKAEGGKLVIDGHKITVFHERDPANIKWGDAGATYVVESTGVFTTIEKASTHLKGGAKRVVISAPSADAPMFVMGVNHENNASCTTNCLAPLAKVIHDNYHIIEGLMSTVHAVTATQKTVDGPSGKLWRDGRGASQNIIPASTGAAKAVGKVIPELNGKITGMAFRVPTPNVSVVDLTVRLEKPASYDAIKKVVKAAADGPMKGILGYTEQQVVSSDFNGDTHSSIFDAGAGIALNDHFVKLVTWYDNEFGYSNRVIDLMAHMATKE
- the LOC106575942 gene encoding glyceraldehyde-3-phosphate dehydrogenase isoform X1, whose translation is MVKVGVNGFGRIGRLVTRAAFHSKKGVEIVAINDPFIDLDYMVYMFKYDSTHGRFHGEVKAEGGKLVIDGHKITVFHERDPANIKWGDAGATYVVESTGVFTTIEKASTHLKGGAKRVVISAPSADAPMFVMGVNHEKYDNSLKVVSNASCTTNCLAPLAKVIHDNYHIIEGLMSTVHAVTATQKTVDGPSGKLWRDGRGASQNIIPASTGAAKAVGKVIPELNGKITGMAFRVPTPNVSVVDLTVRLEKPASYDAIKKVVKAAADGPMKGILGYTEQQVVSSDFNGDTHSSIFDAGAGIALNDHFVKLVTWYDNEFGYSNRVIDLMAHMATKE